taaaacaatttcaatcattaaatttgtttaaccACATGACAGACAATTCATTAGGAGAGTAGTTAATGTTCTGGCAGTTTACGAATTGTGGCATTATGGCCAGTGTCAGATAGAGCTAATGTCCAACGGTGTCAGATTTATGGCAGCGGCGAGCGCTAATTGCTTGATTCACcacaaagtttttgaaaacaaattgtctGTTTGTTATTACACTGGTCGTTTTCTGAGATTAATAGCGTGTCTCTGGGAGGATTGTAAATTCCAAAGAATTCCAGGTAACTCAGTTTTCAATAGCAAGTTGAGTCTGTTCAATAAATTTAGACTGGTCACATATAAAGAAATTTGTACTAGCATCGAAATGTCctgaattaaaatgatatgtacACAAGTATAAACATAGTAAACAAATATTCCATTTCTTAAACATACAAAGAATGCGCAAACATATTGGTAAATTAATCTAAATCCATAAAGGGATTATTATGCCCTTTTCACAATAAATCACTTTTGCACAAAGTCTTGGAAACGTTCTGGGGGGTTTCGATTTCGCAATGAACGTCTCGGTTGTGAAGGCTCTTGTTCGTCCGTACGTACAGTGCCAGGACGGTAGAAGTCGTCGAAGTCGTCCTCGCTGTCGGAGTCTTGTAGCCTTATCAGCTTGAAAAAGGACGAATTGCGGGTGATTGACTTGTCTCCTCTTTTCGCTGTTATCATCGAACCGTTTATCTTTGTAATTTTATATGGCTGACTGTCGAAAGGTGTGGAgaacttgtttgttttgtgttgtttgacaGGTACAGAGTCGCCAACGTTAAATGTTACCGGCTTTGCATGCCGTTTTGCGTCCGCGTACGATTTCATTTTAGCTTTTTGATATGCGTCATTTTCACGAGCTTTGACTTGCACATTTTCCTTTGAAGGTTTCGATGGTGCAAATGGTAATTTTATTCTAATCTGTCTTCCAAATAATAGTTCTGCTGGACTGTATTTTGTAGTCGCATGTTTTGTAGCTCTATAGTTGCGTACGAATGCATACATGTCTGTGCGCCAATCTGCTTTTTGAGTTTTTGCTGCACGAATTACTTTTcctattgttttcatgaaacgCTCACATTCTCCGTTTGCTTGAGGCCAGATAGGGGttatttttctgtgtttgaaaccaaattgttttgaaaagttttgaaagtctGCACTATTCATCGGCGGTCCATTGTCAGTTCTCAGTACTTCAGGTATTCCATATTCTGAGAATATTTTGTCAAGCTTCTCAATAACTGATTTTGCATTAAGAGatgttattatttcaacaattgGGAATCTTGAAAAGTCATCAATCAAAACAAGAAGATATTTTCCATCAGAAAATGGTCCACAGAAATCCATGCTCACTGAATCCCAAGCCTGTTTTGGCATTTCAGTCATTTGAAGTGGTTCCCTGGAGTTTTCATCAGTTGCTGCGAGACAGGGAATACAACTGTTACACAAGTCCTCAAccattttgtccatttttggAAAGTACACCTTTTCGCGCAATAGTTGTTTTGTCCTAACTATTCCTGGGTGTCCTTCGTGTGCTAATGAAATAGCCTTCTGTTGCAACTGTTTAGGTAACACGATTCTATTTCCATGCAAGAGAACTTCGCCGTTTTTGAACGTCACAACTGTCAGTTCATTTTTCACACGTGCAAGTGTATCTAGTAccgtattt
Above is a genomic segment from Mya arenaria isolate MELC-2E11 chromosome 2, ASM2691426v1 containing:
- the LOC128213616 gene encoding uncharacterized protein K02A2.6-like, whose protein sequence is MTLHDIIIETSSDNDLQQVMQNVRQSSWKSNYKTNTVLDTLARVKNELTVVTFKNGEVLLHGNRIVLPKQLQQKAISLAHEGHPGIVRTKQLLREKVYFPKMDKMVEDLCNSCIPCLAATDENSREPLQMTEMPKQAWDSVSMDFCGPFSDGKYLLVLIDDFSRFPIVEIITSLNAKSVIEKLDKIFSEYGIPEVLRTDNGPPMNSADFQNFSKQFGFKHRKITPIWPQANGECERFMKTIGKVIRAAKTQKADWRTDMYAFVRNYRATKHATTKYSPAELLFGRQIRIKLPFAPSKPSKENVQVKARENDAYQKAKMKSYADAKRHAKPVTFNVGDSVPVKQHKTNKFSTPFDSQPYKITKINGSMITAKRGDKSITRNSSFFKLIRLQDSDSEDDFDDFYRPGTVRTDEQEPSQPRRSLRNRNPPERFQDFVQK